The genomic segment CAATCAAGTAAACTCTGCCTTTGCTAATTCTATTTTAATCTCTAACTCTAAAACTTCAGCTTCTTATATCCTATTTTTGTAAAATATGGTAATAGATTACACTATTTAAGTGTAAATGATTTTGTCGCGATTGGGATCGCAGTTTTAAACAACACAAAACAACAGCACAAATCATTGTCATTGTTACAGTTTCTTGCAATACGATCGCACTCCAGAGCATTGCAAATAGGGGAATGAAATAAGCCACTGTTAAAGCTTTTGTCTAGCCAATATTTTGAATTAATCTGAAGTGTCTAATCGCAAGTCTCTATTGACAATCGCCCGAGCGATCGCAATAATCGATGTTGCTCCAGTTTAGTAAAATAAATCCCCAGGCTTCAAACTGGGGTCGCTTGACTTTATTAAGAATAAGCGTGGGAAAAACTAACGTAAATTCGCTAGTTTGGTAAGATTCAACTTCTAACACTGGTCAGCGATTAAACTTCTTGCCAGTATTTATATGCAGAATATGCCAAGGTAACGACTCCAGTAATAATGGCAGATTCATCAACATCAAAAAGGGGATGGTGCAATGGGTAATTTAGAATTCTATCTTTGAAGCCAACACCCAATCGAAACATGGAACCAGGAGCGTGTTCTAAATAGACAGAAAAATCTTCAGCACCAAGGGATGATTCGGGAAGTACTTGGACGCGATCGCTACCCCAAGCTTCTTCAGCAGCTGATTGCAGAAGTTGCGTCAAAAAGTAATCGTTTTGTACTCCCGGTACGCCTTGACGGTAATTTACTTGATATTTTGCGCCGTAAGAATGACAAACACTCTTTACGATTTTTTCAATCCACTCTGGAAGATTGGCGCGGGTTTCGGGATGCAGAGAACGCACGGTTCCCAGTAACTGTACTTTATCAGAAATGATATTTGGCGCTCTACCACCCTCAATCTTTCCAATCGTGACAACTACAGGACGTAAGGGATTTTGTGTCCGGCTGATGGCTTGTTGCAGGGAGGTTATCACTTGTGAAGCGATCCAAATAGCATCAACCGCCTCATGAGGTCGAGCACCATGTCCTGATTCCCCAATAATGATAATTTCTAAATCATCCGCTGCTGCAGTGAGTGCGCCATACCGGACACCAATAGAACCTGCAGGTATGGATGGAAAAACATGAACGCTCAGTATACCCGAAACATCTTTCATGGCTCCATCAGCTACCATCCAGTTAGCCCCTTGAGCAATTTCCTCAGCGGATTGAAATAAGAACCTGACTTTACCAGGTAATTCCTCAGCTATCTGAGACAGTACCATTGCGGTTCCCAAACCAACAGTTGTATGAACATCATGACCGCAGGCGTGCATGATACCCGGAGTGCGAGAAGCGTAATCTAAAGCAGTTTGTTCGCAAATTGGCAAAGCATCCATATCAGCACGTATTGCCAATAATCGCTCTGAATTGCCAGTTCCTCTGAGTTCTCCAACAACACCAGTTTTGCCAACGCCTTCTTTGACGGAAAGACCACTCGAAGATAAAACTCCAGCAACAAAGGCAGCTGTTTGTGACTCCTGAGCGCTCAGTTCTGGATGAGCATGGATGTGACGGCGAATTTCAATTAAACGAGGTGCGAGTGTGCTCGCTAAATCCTTGATGCGAGTAAGCATTTGTCAGCCAGTTTACACTTTTTCTTTATAATAGGATTGATGGCAGCAAACAATGTGTTCCTTAAGACAGTAACTAACTCTGATTTTAAAGCACTAATTATATCCCCGACTTCTTTGAAAGTCGGGAATACGAACAACTTCACACCCTATAGTTGGTATGGTAAACTACGATTCTGCAATTACTCAGTGTAGCAGGTTGTACCAGTAGCGCGTTCCAATTTAAAAGCGTTACAGTCTTTAGGGCTTTCGCGCTGTAATGACCATCCATAAGGTTTGTCAGAAGTGACATTACCTGTGGGCATAGTTGTTAAGCGGAAGTGTGCTCCTCTAAAATTCGTGAACTGTGTTTTCGCGTCTTTAAGATTAGCAGCTTCTAAATTAGCACTCATAAAACCCACGTAGCTGAGATTAGCATTTTCTAGAGAAGCTGATTTAAGATTCGCACCGATTAATGAAGCACCCGTAAGATTGGCAGAACTTAACACAGCACCTTGCAAATTAGCACCTGTTAAATCCGCATTTGCAAGATTGACTCCGGTTAAATTAGCACCTTGTAGGTTAGCGTCTCTCAAACTGGCTCTACTGAGATTGAATTGAGTGAGATCTGCATTAGTGAGATCGCAACGCGGACAGGTATTTGTTGCCTTTAACTGTTCCACATCTTGCGGATTTTGAGCCAAGGCTTGTGCTGCTAAGCCAAAACAAGTTAACAACGCAGTCGTAACAGCTATTTTTACGTTCATAGTTTCTTTCAAATAAATCCTTTGTTGAAGAATTTGGCGTACTGCTATACTTACATATAGAAGTTATTATGCATATGTTAAGAGTAAAGGAACAGTAAAGAAAACGTGAATATACCGTAAAATCTTGTGAACAGGCTACTCAAAAATAAGTCCGCAGAATAGAATGATGACATCAGCGAAATATACAGAAACTCTATAGCCTACGAATTATGATTCCCCCCAGCCTGGTATAAGAAATGGCTGGGGGGAAAATTTTTTGGGAATGTCGGATTTTGGATTCGGGTAATAGTTCTTCCCCCTTGTCTCCCTTATCTCCCTTGTCCCCCTCGTTCCTCACTTCCATCCCAAAAAGCGCAACCCAGGAACAATTAAGTAATGGCTGATTCCCAACCAGAAACTTAGCACAACACCCATAAAACTAAAAAAGATAACTGGTAGCAATATCTCCGTTAGACTGGGCGAGTTAAAGAAGTTAAAAATATTTGTGGGGAACCCTAACATCACTAAGAATGCGAAGACGATCGCAGTACCAAACGCAGCAATAAAAGCGTACACGATGTGATGGCTGCGAAGCCCCAAACCCAAACTCAGCAGGGAAACAGTGCC from the Tolypothrix bouteillei VB521301 genome contains:
- a CDS encoding pentapeptide repeat-containing protein, translating into MNVKIAVTTALLTCFGLAAQALAQNPQDVEQLKATNTCPRCDLTNADLTQFNLSRASLRDANLQGANLTGVNLANADLTGANLQGAVLSSANLTGASLIGANLKSASLENANLSYVGFMSANLEAANLKDAKTQFTNFRGAHFRLTTMPTGNVTSDKPYGWSLQRESPKDCNAFKLERATGTTCYTE
- a CDS encoding M20 family metallopeptidase; protein product: MLTRIKDLASTLAPRLIEIRRHIHAHPELSAQESQTAAFVAGVLSSSGLSVKEGVGKTGVVGELRGTGNSERLLAIRADMDALPICEQTALDYASRTPGIMHACGHDVHTTVGLGTAMVLSQIAEELPGKVRFLFQSAEEIAQGANWMVADGAMKDVSGILSVHVFPSIPAGSIGVRYGALTAAADDLEIIIIGESGHGARPHEAVDAIWIASQVITSLQQAISRTQNPLRPVVVTIGKIEGGRAPNIISDKVQLLGTVRSLHPETRANLPEWIEKIVKSVCHSYGAKYQVNYRQGVPGVQNDYFLTQLLQSAAEEAWGSDRVQVLPESSLGAEDFSVYLEHAPGSMFRLGVGFKDRILNYPLHHPLFDVDESAIITGVVTLAYSAYKYWQEV